In Pseudomonas sp. p1(2021b), the genomic window GAGCGCCCTCTTCTACTACGGCGACGACGCCCTCAACGGCTACCGCTACGAGCGCATGGACCTGCGCCTGGCCAAGCGCTTTCGCTTCCAGGGCACCAGCCTTGAGCTGGCTGCACTGTGGCAGCAACGCCTGGACGACGAGCCGGTCACCCTCGAACAGAACCGCTACGACAGCCGCCATCGCCTGAGTGTCAGCGCGGAGCTCGAGTTCTGATGCGCCTGTTGCTGCGCCTGTTGCTGTTCTGCCTCTGGCCGCTGGGCACGGTATCGGCCAGTGAGGTGCTGCTGGTCGGGGCCAGCGACCAACCGGGCATCCGCAGCTTCGTCAGCGCCCTGCAAGCGCACCGCCCTCAGGATCAGGTGCACTTCAAGACCGTGGTGGATCTGCCGCGGCCCGGCCAGTTGAAGGCCGACGTGCGCCTGGTGCTGCTCGATGTCGCGGCCCTGGAATGGCGCCTGGGCGAGGCTGCGGGGCCGCCTGCCCTGGCCCTGAGGGTCAGCCGTGTACAGGCCGAACAACGCCTGGGAAAGTCGCGGCCGGCGTACCTCTGCCTGCTGTGGAGCGACCCACCGCCCGCTCGGCAGTTGCGCCTGGTTCGCTACCTGCTGCCCCAGGCTCGCCGGGTCGGTGTGCTGTATGGCGAGCACAGCCGCTTCCTGCTTGACGAGCTGCGCCTGGCAGCCCGTCCGCTGGGTCTGGAGATTGTTGCCCAGGACTGGCCGGACCCGCG contains:
- a CDS encoding ABC transporter substrate-binding protein, with product MRLLLRLLLFCLWPLGTVSASEVLLVGASDQPGIRSFVSALQAHRPQDQVHFKTVVDLPRPGQLKADVRLVLLDVAALEWRLGEAAGPPALALRVSRVQAEQRLGKSRPAYLCLLWSDPPPARQLRLVRYLLPQARRVGVLYGEHSRFLLDELRLAARPLGLEIVAQDWPDPRDSRPLQRLLGNSDVLLGIDDPDLYNSKTAKNVLLSTYGRQMALVGPNAGFVRAGALASTFSDQDDWLAVLDQLLDRPPASWPRSHYPAHYGVTGNQQVARALGLEPIDAEAAAVVLAEGEPLP